The following are from one region of the Actinoplanes sp. L3-i22 genome:
- a CDS encoding copper resistance CopC family protein produces the protein MTKRLLLVLAAVVAVLIPAVPAAAHNPLVEAAPAKNATVKTAPTVVKLTFLEKLDAGSTKLTVAGPDGPAAGADPVVSGKSVSVSFAEGLANGKYTVAYQLTADDGDVIKSSYTFTVAAPVASAAPTSDAPSVAPTSAAATATVVATVAQDVEPADDGNGPWLGLIAGIGILALAGAAIFVFVRRRRNAPGA, from the coding sequence ATGACGAAACGTCTTCTGCTTGTCCTCGCCGCTGTGGTCGCGGTGCTGATCCCGGCCGTGCCGGCGGCCGCGCACAATCCGCTCGTCGAGGCGGCGCCGGCGAAGAACGCGACGGTGAAGACGGCGCCGACCGTCGTCAAGCTGACCTTTCTGGAGAAGCTGGACGCGGGCTCGACCAAGCTGACCGTCGCCGGTCCGGACGGTCCGGCCGCCGGGGCCGATCCGGTGGTGAGCGGGAAGTCGGTCTCGGTCAGCTTCGCCGAGGGGCTGGCGAACGGGAAGTACACGGTCGCCTACCAGCTGACCGCGGACGACGGTGACGTGATCAAGAGTTCGTACACGTTCACGGTGGCCGCGCCGGTGGCGTCCGCCGCGCCGACCTCGGACGCGCCAAGCGTCGCGCCGACGAGCGCCGCCGCTACCGCGACCGTCGTCGCCACGGTCGCTCAGGACGTCGAGCCGGCTGACGACGGGAACGGGCCGTGGCTGGGCCTGATCGCCGGGATCGGCATCCTGGCGCTGGCCGGCGCCGCGATCTTCGTCTTCGTCCGGCGACGGAGGAACGCGCCCGGCGCTTGA
- a CDS encoding GntR family transcriptional regulator — protein sequence MTIEAVRGGVPEHGRVPKYYVVKGQLLNLLAELGEGTPLPAERDLAAAYGVARSTLRQAISELTMEGRLRAYRGRGTFVAAPKLVQPLALRGYTEALREMGRNPGRRVVTVETVPAGPLAGELGIGATDEVLHLERVLLADGEQLGLESTYLPVDRFPGLMDGYDGTGSLYQHMSERYGLIYASAVERIETVLASPREAMLLGTNPAQPMLLMRRVSADPAGRPIERVRSLYRGDRIGFETRLTG from the coding sequence GTGACGATCGAGGCGGTCCGCGGGGGTGTCCCCGAGCACGGCCGGGTCCCGAAGTACTACGTGGTCAAGGGTCAGCTGCTCAACCTGCTGGCCGAGCTCGGCGAGGGGACCCCGCTCCCCGCCGAGCGGGACCTGGCGGCGGCGTACGGCGTGGCACGCTCCACCCTGCGGCAGGCGATCAGCGAGCTGACCATGGAGGGGCGGCTGCGGGCGTACCGCGGCCGGGGCACGTTCGTCGCCGCGCCGAAACTGGTCCAGCCGCTGGCGCTGCGCGGTTACACCGAGGCGCTGCGGGAGATGGGCCGCAACCCGGGCCGCCGGGTGGTGACCGTGGAGACGGTGCCGGCCGGCCCGCTCGCCGGCGAGCTCGGCATCGGCGCGACCGACGAGGTGCTGCACCTGGAGCGGGTGCTGCTCGCCGACGGCGAGCAGCTGGGCCTGGAGAGCACGTACCTGCCGGTGGACCGGTTCCCCGGCCTGATGGACGGCTACGACGGCACCGGTTCGCTGTACCAGCACATGAGCGAGCGGTACGGCCTGATCTACGCCTCGGCCGTGGAGCGGATCGAGACCGTGCTGGCCAGCCCGCGTGAGGCGATGCTGCTGGGCACGAACCCGGCCCAGCCGATGCTGCTGATGCGGCGCGTCTCGGCGGACCCGGCCGGCCGGCCGATCGAGCGGGTCCGCTCCCTCTACCGCGGCGACCGCATCGGCTTCGAGACCAGGCTCACCGGCTGA
- a CDS encoding CDP-alcohol phosphatidyltransferase family protein — protein sequence MAERHSLAVIRERTYKAGDAWWTVWLVDPLAARLVWLVSPWRWVTPNRITVAAFVVGAGSAAAFYQFTYAWLFVGAVLYHLSFVLDCIDGKIARLNGTGSVFGAWLDYVFDRLRVLVCAIGLFGGGYHATHDFVYLWLALAVIFLDMFRYLNALETSKVKSDMQSRLVAAGAEPASMDGENPGEALQGDFRQKFGRFAQFREFLLRNRIRVHVFSGIEFMMFVFIVAPVVNQVKLVTIASCALMLVFELLLVYKLWTHTQTFARRLAKLERAESLETTSV from the coding sequence ATGGCAGAGCGTCACTCGCTCGCGGTGATCCGCGAACGCACCTACAAGGCCGGGGACGCCTGGTGGACCGTCTGGCTGGTCGACCCGTTGGCGGCCCGGCTGGTGTGGCTGGTCTCGCCGTGGCGGTGGGTGACGCCGAACCGGATCACCGTCGCGGCGTTCGTGGTCGGGGCCGGCTCGGCGGCCGCCTTCTACCAGTTCACCTACGCCTGGCTGTTCGTCGGCGCGGTGCTCTATCACCTGAGCTTCGTGCTCGACTGCATCGACGGCAAGATCGCCCGGCTGAACGGGACCGGCTCGGTCTTCGGCGCCTGGCTGGACTACGTGTTCGACCGGCTGCGCGTGCTGGTGTGCGCGATCGGCCTGTTCGGCGGGGGCTACCACGCGACCCACGACTTCGTCTATCTGTGGCTGGCGCTCGCGGTCATCTTCCTCGACATGTTCCGCTATCTGAACGCGCTGGAGACCAGCAAGGTCAAGAGCGACATGCAGAGCCGGCTCGTGGCGGCCGGCGCGGAGCCCGCCTCGATGGACGGTGAGAACCCCGGCGAGGCGCTGCAGGGCGACTTCCGCCAGAAGTTCGGCCGGTTCGCCCAGTTCCGGGAGTTCCTGCTGCGCAACCGGATCCGGGTGCACGTGTTCAGCGGCATCGAGTTCATGATGTTCGTCTTCATCGTCGCCCCGGTGGTGAACCAGGTGAAGCTGGTGACGATCGCGTCCTGCGCGCTGATGCTCGTGTTCGAGCTGCTGCTGGTCTACAAGCTGTGGACGCACACGCAGACGTTCGCCCGGCGACTGGCCAAGCTGGAGCGGGCAGAGAGCCTGGAGACCACGTCGGTCTGA
- a CDS encoding carbohydrate-binding module family 20 domain-containing protein encodes MKRRTRTLLLGSVTSLALAAAGLVGVSLATTASAASTLNNSDVTANLWEWNFDSIAAACTSQLGPAGYGAVQVAPPQESVTLASTSDGSHPWWEVYQPVSYNITGRLGTQAEFTSMVTACHNAGVRVYVDAVINHMAGSNNTVTTGYGGSTFSPSGYSYPAVPYSYSDFHHPNDGYCADDDGVIDDYSNAAEVQNCELVALSDLKSQDSGVRTKIAGYLNKLVDWGVDGFRVDAAKHMAAGDLSAIKGLLHATTAEGVAPYFAQEVMPGGSGDIAPSAYTGIGDVLGFSYAYGLKTQFANGTLSNLSGIPSWSLDASSALTAAMVTNHDLERNGSTLRYQDGSTYTLANYFLLAYPYGQPFLYDGFAFSTSATGASPPADSNGYVADTSCSNSAWQCSTQSTGVKGMVGWHNATQSVTTVSNWTNTASNIIGFSRGSLGWFGVNRSGSASTATYTTGLAAGTYCDRITGGATTSGCAGTTITVAGGTASVTIPANGAVAIDVNAKSGGGTTTSPTVSPTTSASASPSASVSVSPTTSPTSSTGTVQATFNVYATTTSGTSVYVVGSNAALGGWDTSKAVALSASGYPIWTSAVAVPSGSSFEYKYLKKDASGNVTWESNANRAVTTGTSAVAFNNSFGVANASATAVTFNESATVSTGQTVYVVGSIGSLGSWNTADAIPLTATSSSAWSRAVIVPQSTSFEYKYLKKDAAGTVTWESGSNRTYSTGTATAYTVSDTWK; translated from the coding sequence ATGAAGAGAAGAACCCGCACCCTGCTGCTCGGGTCGGTGACCAGCCTCGCGCTGGCCGCCGCCGGCCTGGTCGGCGTCAGCCTGGCCACCACCGCCAGCGCCGCCTCGACCCTCAACAACAGCGACGTGACCGCGAACCTGTGGGAGTGGAACTTCGACTCCATCGCGGCCGCCTGCACCAGCCAGCTCGGCCCGGCCGGGTACGGCGCCGTCCAGGTCGCCCCGCCGCAGGAGTCGGTCACGCTCGCCTCGACGAGCGACGGCTCGCACCCGTGGTGGGAGGTCTACCAGCCGGTCTCCTACAACATCACCGGGCGTCTGGGGACGCAGGCCGAGTTCACCAGCATGGTCACCGCGTGTCACAACGCCGGCGTCCGGGTCTACGTGGACGCGGTGATCAACCACATGGCCGGCTCGAACAACACCGTGACCACCGGGTACGGCGGCTCCACGTTCAGCCCGAGCGGATACTCGTACCCGGCCGTGCCGTACTCGTACAGCGACTTCCACCACCCGAACGACGGCTACTGCGCCGACGACGACGGTGTGATCGACGACTACAGCAACGCCGCCGAGGTGCAGAACTGCGAGCTGGTCGCGCTCTCCGACCTGAAGTCGCAGGACAGCGGGGTCCGTACGAAGATCGCCGGGTACCTGAACAAGCTGGTCGACTGGGGTGTCGACGGGTTCCGGGTGGACGCCGCCAAGCACATGGCCGCCGGCGACCTGTCCGCGATCAAGGGCCTGCTGCACGCCACCACCGCCGAGGGTGTGGCGCCGTACTTCGCCCAGGAGGTGATGCCGGGCGGCAGTGGGGACATCGCCCCGTCCGCGTACACCGGGATCGGCGATGTGCTCGGCTTCTCCTACGCGTACGGGCTGAAGACCCAGTTCGCGAACGGCACGCTGTCCAACCTGTCCGGCATCCCGTCGTGGAGCCTGGACGCGTCCAGCGCGCTGACCGCGGCCATGGTCACCAACCACGACCTGGAGCGCAACGGCTCGACGCTGCGCTACCAGGACGGCTCGACGTACACGCTGGCGAACTACTTCCTGCTCGCCTACCCGTACGGCCAGCCGTTCCTCTACGACGGATTCGCGTTCTCCACCTCGGCGACCGGCGCCTCGCCGCCGGCCGACTCGAACGGCTACGTCGCCGACACCAGCTGCTCGAACAGCGCGTGGCAGTGCTCCACCCAGAGCACCGGCGTCAAGGGCATGGTCGGCTGGCACAACGCCACCCAGTCCGTCACCACCGTCTCGAACTGGACGAACACCGCGAGCAACATCATCGGGTTCAGCCGTGGCTCGCTCGGCTGGTTCGGCGTGAACCGCTCCGGCAGCGCGTCGACCGCGACGTACACCACCGGCCTGGCCGCCGGCACCTACTGTGACCGGATCACCGGCGGGGCCACCACCAGCGGCTGCGCGGGCACCACGATCACCGTCGCCGGCGGTACCGCGTCGGTGACCATCCCGGCGAACGGCGCGGTCGCGATCGACGTCAATGCGAAGTCGGGTGGCGGCACCACCACCAGCCCGACCGTCAGCCCGACGACCAGCGCGTCGGCCAGCCCGTCGGCGTCGGTGTCGGTCTCGCCGACCACCAGCCCGACCAGTTCCACCGGCACGGTGCAGGCGACCTTCAACGTCTACGCCACCACGACCAGCGGCACCAGCGTCTACGTCGTCGGCTCGAACGCCGCCCTGGGCGGCTGGGACACCTCGAAGGCGGTGGCGCTGAGCGCGAGCGGCTATCCGATCTGGACGTCGGCCGTCGCGGTCCCGTCCGGCAGCAGCTTCGAGTACAAGTACCTCAAGAAGGACGCGTCCGGGAACGTGACCTGGGAGAGCAACGCCAACCGCGCGGTGACCACCGGGACCTCGGCGGTGGCCTTCAACAACAGCTTCGGCGTGGCGAACGCGAGCGCGACCGCGGTCACGTTCAACGAGTCGGCGACGGTCAGCACTGGTCAGACCGTCTACGTGGTCGGCTCGATCGGGTCGCTGGGCAGCTGGAACACCGCGGACGCGATCCCGCTGACCGCGACGAGTTCGTCGGCTTGGAGCCGGGCGGTGATCGTCCCGCAGAGCACCAGCTTCGAGTACAAGTACCTGAAGAAGGACGCGGCCGGCACGGTGACCTGGGAGTCCGGCAGCAACCGGACGTACTCGACGGGCACCGCGACGGCGTACACGGTCAGCGACACCTGGAAGTAA
- a CDS encoding TetR/AcrR family transcriptional regulator, which yields MTSSSTPPRRRDAARTRQLLLDAARRRFATDGYAETTVRDIADEAGVNVALISRYFESKEGLFEAALTASFTELRAAAGDVTPGEVPETIARQAVGQSTAGGPSHSLLLILRSSGDERADRIRLRFLQMFAEKMAKAASLQGGDPDILRAQVLLSTAIGLTLLRATNLEPLASASAEELTIPLRDVVEALIKKPA from the coding sequence GTGACCTCCAGCTCCACCCCGCCCCGGCGCCGGGACGCGGCCCGCACCCGGCAGCTGCTGCTCGACGCCGCACGCCGCCGGTTCGCCACCGACGGGTACGCGGAGACCACGGTCCGCGACATCGCCGACGAGGCCGGCGTCAACGTCGCGCTGATCAGCCGGTATTTCGAGTCCAAGGAGGGCCTGTTCGAGGCGGCCCTCACCGCGAGCTTCACCGAGCTGCGCGCCGCGGCCGGGGACGTCACCCCCGGCGAGGTCCCGGAGACGATCGCCCGCCAGGCGGTCGGCCAGAGCACGGCCGGCGGCCCGAGCCACAGCCTGCTGCTGATCCTGCGCTCGTCCGGCGACGAGCGCGCCGACCGGATCCGGCTGCGCTTCCTGCAGATGTTCGCCGAGAAGATGGCCAAGGCCGCCTCGCTGCAGGGCGGCGATCCGGACATCCTGCGCGCCCAGGTCCTGCTCTCCACCGCGATCGGCCTCACGCTGCTCCGCGCGACAAACCTCGAACCCCTGGCCTCCGCCTCGGCCGAGGAGCTGACCATCCCACTGCGCGACGTGGTCGAGGCATTGATCAAAAAACCTGCTTAG
- a CDS encoding glycerol-3-phosphate dehydrogenase/oxidase, whose product MSVLSPSSRDAALISLAGAEVDVLVIGGGVVGAGCALDAVTRGLSVGLVEARDFASGTSSRSSKLIHGGLRYLEMLDFGLVREALRERGLILSRLAPHLARPVRFLYPLKHRGWERLYAGAGVTLYDTMAWSGSLPRHRHLTRRGALRACPALRKESLVGALQYYDGQLDDARHTMFLARTAAAYGAHVANRVEVTGFLREGERVTGVTARDLEHGHTFEIRAQQVINASGVWTDETQSLVGERGQFHVRASKGIHLVVPRDRIQSSTGLILRTATSVLFVIPWGRHWIVGTTDTDWALDKAHPAASAKDIDYLLTEVNKVLARPLERADVQGVYAGLRPLLSGESESTSKLSREHMVGSPVPGLVVVAGGKYTTYRVMAKDAVDACVFNLNRPVARCCTDRVPLVGAEGFQALWNRRGLIAAESGLHVARVEHLLGRYGSLIRDLLELIKEDPSLARPLDGADDYLRAEVVYAAAAEGARHLVDVLTRRTRISIETFDRGTVSAAEAAELMGRVLGWTAEQRDREVENYRLRVEAERASQEQQDDETADAARLGAPEVVPVRLS is encoded by the coding sequence ATGTCAGTGCTCTCACCGTCATCCCGGGACGCCGCCCTGATCTCCCTCGCGGGGGCCGAGGTCGACGTGCTCGTGATCGGTGGGGGAGTGGTCGGGGCGGGTTGCGCCCTCGACGCGGTCACCCGGGGACTCTCCGTGGGACTGGTCGAGGCGCGCGACTTCGCCTCGGGTACCTCCTCCCGGTCCAGCAAGCTGATCCACGGCGGCCTGCGCTACCTGGAGATGCTCGATTTCGGGCTGGTCCGGGAGGCGTTGCGGGAACGGGGGCTGATCCTGTCCCGCCTCGCCCCGCACCTGGCCCGCCCGGTGCGCTTCCTCTACCCGCTCAAGCACCGCGGGTGGGAGCGGCTCTACGCCGGGGCCGGTGTCACCCTCTACGACACCATGGCCTGGTCCGGCAGCCTGCCCCGGCATCGGCACCTGACCCGGCGCGGCGCGCTCCGGGCCTGCCCGGCGCTGCGCAAGGAGTCGCTGGTCGGGGCGTTGCAGTACTACGACGGGCAGCTCGACGACGCCCGGCACACGATGTTCCTGGCCCGGACCGCGGCCGCCTACGGCGCGCACGTGGCCAACCGGGTCGAGGTGACCGGCTTCCTGCGCGAGGGGGAGCGGGTCACCGGGGTCACCGCCCGCGACCTGGAGCACGGCCACACCTTCGAGATCCGCGCCCAGCAGGTGATCAACGCGTCCGGGGTGTGGACCGACGAGACCCAGTCGCTGGTCGGCGAGCGGGGGCAGTTCCACGTCCGCGCGTCCAAGGGCATCCACCTGGTCGTCCCGCGCGACCGGATCCAGTCGTCGACCGGGCTGATCCTGCGGACCGCGACCAGCGTGCTGTTCGTGATCCCGTGGGGCCGGCACTGGATCGTCGGCACCACCGACACCGACTGGGCGCTCGACAAGGCGCATCCGGCGGCGTCCGCGAAGGACATCGACTACCTGCTCACCGAGGTCAACAAGGTGCTCGCGCGGCCGCTGGAACGGGCCGACGTGCAGGGCGTCTACGCCGGGTTGCGGCCGCTGCTGTCCGGCGAGTCGGAGTCGACGTCGAAGCTGTCCCGCGAGCACATGGTCGGCAGCCCGGTGCCGGGGCTGGTCGTGGTGGCCGGCGGCAAGTACACGACCTATCGGGTGATGGCCAAGGACGCGGTGGACGCGTGCGTGTTCAACCTGAACCGGCCGGTCGCCCGCTGCTGCACCGACCGGGTGCCGCTGGTCGGCGCGGAGGGCTTCCAGGCGCTGTGGAACCGGCGCGGCCTGATCGCCGCGGAGTCCGGCCTGCACGTGGCCCGGGTCGAGCACCTGCTCGGCCGCTACGGCTCGCTGATCCGGGACCTGCTGGAGCTGATCAAGGAGGATCCGTCGCTGGCCCGCCCGCTCGACGGGGCCGACGACTACCTGCGGGCCGAGGTCGTCTACGCGGCGGCGGCCGAGGGCGCGCGGCACCTGGTGGACGTGCTGACCCGCCGGACCCGGATCTCGATCGAGACGTTCGACCGGGGCACGGTCTCCGCCGCCGAGGCCGCCGAGCTGATGGGCCGGGTCCTGGGCTGGACCGCGGAGCAGCGCGATCGCGAGGTGGAGAACTACCGCCTGCGGGTCGAGGCGGAGCGCGCCTCCCAGGAGCAGCAGGACGACGAGACGGCCGACGCCGCCCGGCTCGGCGCCCCGGAGGTGGTCCCGGTCCGCCTTTCATAA
- the glpK gene encoding glycerol kinase GlpK, whose translation MADFVGAVDQGTTSTRFMIFDHGGNEVARHQLEHEQILPQAGWVEHNPIEIWERTVAVVRTAMQKANLSASDLAAVGITNQRETTVVWDRRTGRPYYNAIVWQDTRTDRIASALDRDGRGDVIRRKAGLPPATYFSGGKIQWILENVDGVREAAERGDAIFGNTDSWLLWNITGGTNGGNHVTDVTNASRTMLMNLETLDWDDELLSFFNIPRRMLPEIRPSSDPNTYGTAHIDGPLGGDVPLTGDLGDQQAATVGQVCFAPGEAKNTYGTGNFMLLNTGTNLVRSENGLLTTVCYKFGDAAPVYALEGSIAVTGSAVQWLRDQLHIIKSADESETLAAQVPDNGGVYFVPAFSGLFAPYWRSDARGAIVGLSRFNTDAHIARATLESICYQTRDVVDAMAQDSGVTLDVLKVDGGITVNNLAMQIQADVLGVPVSRPVVAETTALGAAYAAGLAVGFWKSTDELRENWNESQRWQPTWSGEQRETGYGRWKKAVQRTLDWVDVD comes from the coding sequence GTGGCTGACTTCGTCGGAGCCGTGGACCAGGGCACGACCAGCACCCGTTTCATGATCTTCGACCATGGCGGCAACGAGGTGGCCCGCCACCAGCTCGAGCACGAGCAGATCCTGCCGCAGGCCGGCTGGGTCGAGCACAACCCGATCGAGATCTGGGAGCGCACGGTCGCGGTGGTGCGGACCGCGATGCAGAAGGCGAACCTGAGCGCGAGCGACCTGGCCGCGGTCGGCATCACCAACCAGCGGGAGACCACCGTGGTGTGGGACCGGCGCACCGGCCGGCCCTACTACAACGCGATCGTCTGGCAGGACACCCGGACCGACCGGATCGCCTCGGCGCTGGACCGGGACGGCCGGGGCGACGTGATCCGGCGCAAGGCGGGACTGCCGCCGGCCACGTACTTCTCCGGCGGCAAGATCCAGTGGATCCTGGAGAACGTCGACGGCGTCCGGGAGGCCGCCGAGCGGGGCGACGCGATCTTCGGCAACACCGACTCGTGGCTGCTGTGGAACATCACCGGCGGGACGAACGGCGGGAACCACGTCACCGACGTGACCAACGCCAGCCGGACCATGCTGATGAACCTGGAGACCCTGGACTGGGACGACGAGCTGCTGTCGTTCTTCAACATCCCGCGGCGGATGCTCCCGGAGATCCGGCCGTCGTCCGACCCGAACACCTACGGCACCGCGCACATCGACGGGCCGCTCGGCGGGGACGTGCCGCTCACCGGGGACCTCGGCGACCAGCAGGCGGCCACCGTCGGGCAGGTCTGCTTCGCGCCCGGCGAGGCCAAGAACACCTACGGCACCGGCAACTTCATGCTGCTGAACACCGGCACGAACCTGGTGCGCTCGGAGAACGGGCTGCTCACCACGGTCTGCTACAAGTTCGGCGACGCCGCCCCGGTCTACGCCCTGGAGGGCTCGATCGCGGTCACCGGCTCGGCCGTGCAGTGGCTGCGCGACCAGCTGCACATCATCAAGTCCGCGGACGAGAGCGAGACCCTGGCGGCGCAGGTGCCGGACAACGGCGGCGTCTACTTCGTGCCGGCGTTCTCCGGGCTGTTCGCGCCCTACTGGCGGTCCGACGCGCGGGGCGCGATCGTCGGGCTGTCCCGGTTCAACACCGACGCGCACATCGCCCGGGCCACCCTCGAGTCGATCTGCTACCAGACCCGGGACGTGGTCGACGCGATGGCGCAGGACTCCGGCGTGACGCTGGACGTGCTCAAGGTGGACGGCGGGATCACCGTCAACAACCTGGCCATGCAGATCCAGGCGGACGTGCTCGGGGTGCCGGTGAGCCGGCCGGTGGTCGCCGAGACCACGGCGCTCGGCGCGGCGTACGCGGCGGGTCTGGCGGTCGGCTTCTGGAAGTCGACCGACGAGCTGCGGGAGAACTGGAACGAGTCGCAGCGCTGGCAGCCGACCTGGTCGGGGGAGCAGCGCGAGACCGGGTACGGCCGCTGGAAGAAGGCGGTTCAGCGCACTCTCGACTGGGTGGATGTGGACTGA
- a CDS encoding MIP/aquaporin family protein, with protein MAARLKVPGLVGELAAEFAGTMILILFGCGVVAQVVAGGIGDHDSIAWAWGLGVTLGVYVAARLSGAHLNPAVTIALAVFKGFSWRKVAPYALAQFLGAFVAALLVRWNYTEVLNAKDPGLTIKTQGVFSTLPGNGTLPVGEWGAFRDQIIGTAILLFVILALTDMANTAPGANLGPFVIGLLVVGIGMAWGTDAGYAINPARDFGPRLASFFTGYENAFRDQTGYLYFWIPIVGPIIGGVLGAGLYQTLIGRFLPSAEPQEVGEIPTARDSVEANRG; from the coding sequence ATGGCCGCACGACTCAAAGTTCCTGGACTGGTGGGTGAACTCGCGGCGGAGTTCGCCGGCACCATGATTCTGATCCTGTTCGGCTGCGGGGTGGTGGCGCAGGTGGTCGCCGGGGGCATCGGGGATCACGACAGCATCGCCTGGGCCTGGGGCCTGGGCGTCACCCTCGGCGTGTACGTCGCGGCGCGGCTCAGCGGCGCCCACCTCAACCCGGCGGTGACCATCGCGCTCGCCGTCTTCAAGGGCTTCTCCTGGCGCAAGGTGGCGCCCTACGCGCTGGCCCAGTTCCTCGGCGCGTTCGTCGCCGCGCTGCTGGTGCGCTGGAACTACACCGAGGTGCTCAACGCCAAGGACCCCGGGCTGACGATCAAGACCCAGGGGGTCTTCTCGACGCTGCCGGGCAACGGCACGCTGCCGGTCGGTGAGTGGGGCGCGTTCCGCGACCAGATCATCGGCACGGCGATCCTGCTCTTCGTGATCCTCGCGCTCACCGACATGGCCAACACCGCGCCCGGCGCGAACCTCGGCCCGTTCGTGATCGGCCTGCTGGTGGTCGGGATCGGGATGGCCTGGGGCACCGACGCCGGCTACGCGATCAACCCGGCCCGTGACTTCGGACCCCGGCTGGCCAGCTTCTTCACCGGGTATGAGAACGCGTTCCGCGATCAGACCGGCTATCTCTACTTCTGGATACCGATCGTGGGACCGATCATCGGTGGTGTCCTGGGAGCCGGTCTGTATCAGACTCTGATCGGACGATTCCTGCCGTCGGCCGAGCCCCAAGAGGTGGGCGAGATCCCGACAGCGCGCGACAGTGTGGAGGCGAACCGTGGCTGA
- a CDS encoding IclR family transcriptional regulator: MPGTVQSIERAAAILRMLAGGPGRLGLSEIARSLDLAKGTTHGILRTLQGVGFVEQDRGSGQYQLGAALLHLGTSYLDINELRSRSINWADPLAARSGEAVRIGTVLEGQVLIVHHVFRPDDTFQTLEVGALLPLHATALGKVLLAYRAGALDTDLSAYTRKTLATPRELATALEQVRESGWAADVEEFTLGQAAVAAPIRGYGGLVIGAIGVSGQVDRICDSHYAPRPHLVAGVRDAARAISREMGAARQ; this comes from the coding sequence ATGCCGGGAACAGTGCAGTCCATCGAGCGAGCGGCCGCGATCCTGCGGATGCTCGCCGGCGGGCCGGGCCGGCTCGGGCTCAGTGAGATCGCCCGATCTCTCGACCTGGCCAAAGGAACAACCCACGGCATCCTGCGTACGTTGCAGGGCGTCGGCTTCGTCGAACAGGACCGCGGCTCCGGGCAGTACCAGCTCGGCGCGGCCCTGCTCCACCTCGGAACGAGCTACCTGGACATCAACGAGCTGCGGTCCCGCTCGATCAACTGGGCGGATCCGCTGGCCGCGCGCAGCGGCGAGGCCGTCCGGATCGGGACCGTCCTGGAGGGACAGGTGCTGATCGTGCACCACGTGTTCCGGCCGGACGACACGTTCCAGACGCTCGAGGTGGGGGCGCTGCTGCCGTTGCACGCGACCGCGCTGGGGAAGGTGTTGCTGGCCTACCGCGCCGGCGCGCTGGATACCGACCTGTCCGCGTATACGCGTAAGACCCTGGCCACGCCGCGCGAGCTGGCGACGGCGCTGGAACAGGTCCGGGAGAGCGGCTGGGCCGCCGACGTCGAGGAGTTCACCCTCGGCCAGGCGGCGGTCGCCGCGCCGATCCGCGGCTACGGCGGCCTGGTGATCGGCGCCATCGGCGTCTCCGGACAAGTCGACCGGATCTGCGACAGCCATTACGCACCACGCCCGCACCTGGTCGCCGGCGTGCGGGACGCGGCACGGGCGATCTCCCGGGAAATGGGAGCCGCCCGGCAATAG